A segment of the Catenulispora sp. EB89 genome:
CGGCCCCATCCTCATCGACCCGGACAACGCCGAGACGGCCGCGCGGATCCTGGATCTGGCGCTGGCCGTCCTGCTGTTCCACAACGAGGCCGAGGGCGCGCCGTCCCGGTTGTTCGACGTGAAGGAGTGGGCTGTCTTCCGCGACGCGTACGTGCAGCATGTGGAACTCACGCCCGATGAGCGGCGGCTGTGGCCGGTCGCGCTTCGGTACATGCTGCTGGAGTGGTGCGTCTGGTCGCTGATCGCCGCGGAGGAGTGGGGCGACTGGGAACGTCCGCAGCAGCGGGACTTCCTCACCGCTTTGGCCGACGCCGACCTCGGGGCCTACGAACTGTGAACGCCCCGGGCCGCAGAAGCGGACCGGGGCGCGTGCGCGGCAAGCGCGTCAGCTGACGGCCTCGGCGGCGTCCTTGATGAGGTCGGCGACGATCCTCGGGTGGCTGAGCATCGCGACATGGGACGAGGTCGGCACCTCGACGATCTTGCGGGCGTTGGCGCGGGTGTACATCCAGCGCTCGCACGCCGGCGGGATCGCCTTGTCCCGGCCGGCGACCAGGCCCCAGACCGGGATCGTCTTCCAGGCCGCGGCGGTGGTCGGGTAGGTAAACGAGGCGGCGTCGAACGGCCGCTGCGTGGCCTGGAGCACCCGGAAGGTCTCGGTCGGGATGTCGGCGGCGAAGGCGGCCTGGCCGTCCTTGCTCAGATACAGGTCGGTGCCGGTGGTGCCGTCGGCCTTCGTGTACGGCACCGGCACGCTCACCGGCAGGACCTCGCTGCCGGGGAACTTGTTGATCAGGTCGCCCTGCGTCTCGCCGACGTCGGGCACGAACGCCGAGATGTAGACCAGCGCCTTGACGTTCGCCTTCCCGGCGGCGGCGTTGGTGATGACCGTGCCGCCCATGGAGTGCGCGACCAGCACGACCGGGCCGGTGATCGAGTCCAGCAGGCTCGCGATGTAGGGGGCGTCGGTGGGGATGCCGCGCAGCGGGTTCGCCCCGCAGATCGTGGTGTAGCCCCGGTGCTGGAGCTCCGCGATGGTGGCGTTCCAGCAGGACGAGTCGGCGTAACCGCCGTGCACCAGGACGATCGTGGGCTTCACCTTCGGGTTCCCCTTCGTGGTGGCGGCCGGGGCCGTGGCGGACGCCGTTCCTTCCTGACTGGCGACCAGCGCCGCCGACCCAGCCAGCACCGCTCCGGCGGCCAGCACCTTGCGGCGGGACATTTCTGTACTCATGGGACTCCTCACACAGTGGATCGGTGTGGCATGCGATGGACACTAGGAGGAGGGGTTTCGGGGCGGCTTCCGTAATGTGACTTAGATTCGCGAGCGCGTGGCGCAGTAGGCATACACCGGCCATTGCCGCGCGCGCCGGTGG
Coding sequences within it:
- a CDS encoding alpha/beta fold hydrolase gives rise to the protein MSTEMSRRKVLAAGAVLAGSAALVASQEGTASATAPAATTKGNPKVKPTIVLVHGGYADSSCWNATIAELQHRGYTTICGANPLRGIPTDAPYIASLLDSITGPVVLVAHSMGGTVITNAAAGKANVKALVYISAFVPDVGETQGDLINKFPGSEVLPVSVPVPYTKADGTTGTDLYLSKDGQAAFAADIPTETFRVLQATQRPFDAASFTYPTTAAAWKTIPVWGLVAGRDKAIPPACERWMYTRANARKIVEVPTSSHVAMLSHPRIVADLIKDAAEAVS